One region of Zingiber officinale cultivar Zhangliang chromosome 7B, Zo_v1.1, whole genome shotgun sequence genomic DNA includes:
- the LOC122005287 gene encoding serine decarboxylase 1-like, producing MVGSVGNGLLDLGGREKVEPLPKEFDPEEIVDSLLHSESNIVGKEEDGTSRKIVLGRNVHTMCLEVKEPEADDEITGEREAYMAGVLARYRRSLIDRTKHHLGYPYNLDFDYGALIHLQHFSINNLGDPFIESNYGVHSRQFEVGVLDWFARLWELEKNEYWGYITNCGTEGNLHGILVGREVFPNGILYASKESHYSVFKAARMYRMECVKVATLVSGEIDCTDFRAKLVQNKEKPAIININIGTTVKGAVDDLDLVIQTLEENGFKDRFYIHCDGALFGLMMPFIKRAPKVTFKKPIGSVSVSGHKFVGCPVPCGVQITRLTHINALSSNVEYLASRDATIMGSRNGHAPIFLWYTLNRKGYQGFQKEVQKCLRNAHYLKNRLKEAGIGSMLNELSSTVVFERPKDEDFIRQWQLACEGNIAHVVVMPNVTIEKLDYFLRELLEKRSHWYQEGTISPPCLAAEIGEANCLCFSHKN from the exons ATGGTGGGAAGCGTGGGAAATGGCTTGTTGGATCTGGGGGGCAGGGAGAAGGTGGAGCCGCTGCCTAAGGAGTTCGATCCCGAGGAGATCGTCGATTCCTTGCTGCATTCGGAGTCCAACATAGTTGGAAAAGAGGAGGACGGGACGAGCAGAAAAATAGTGTTGGGGAGGAATGTGCACACAATGTGTCTCGAAGTTAAAGAACCAGAGGCCGACGATGAGATTACTGGGGAGAGGGAAGCGTATATGGCCGGTGTCCTAGCAAGGTACAGAAGATCCCTCATTGACAGGACCAAGCACCATCTAG GTTACCCGTACAATTTGGACTTTGATTATGGTGCTCTTATCCATCTGCAACACTTTTCCATCAACAACCTAGGTGACCCATTCATTGAGAGCAACTACGGTGTGCATTCTAGGCAATTTGAAGTTGGAGTGTTGGACTGGTTTGCTCGGCTGTGGGAATTGGAAAAGAATGAATACTGGGGTTATATTACAAACTGCGGCACTGAAGGAAATTTGCATGGTATCCTTGTTGG GAGAGAGGTCTTTCCCAATGGCATTTTGTATGCCTCAAAAGAATCTCATTACTCGGTTTTCAAAGCTGCAAGGATGTATAGAATGGAGTGTGTGAAGGTTGCCACTCTGGTGTCTGGTGAAATCGATTGCACAGATTTTAGAGCTAAGTTAGTCCAGAACAAGGAGAAGCCAGCCATTATTAACATCAACATTG GAACCACTGTCAAGGGGGCTGTCGATGATCTCGATCTGGTCATACAAACTCTTGAAGAAAATGGATTTAAAGATCGGTTCTACATTCATTGTGATGGTGCTCTCTTTGGGCTCATGATGCCATTTATCAAACGT GCACCAAAAGTGACGTTCAAGAAGCCTATCGGAAGTGTGAGTGTGTCAGGTCACAAGTTCGTGGGATGCCCGGTGCCTTGTGGCGTTCAAATTACGAGATTGACACACATCAACGCCCTCTCCAGTAACGTTGAGTATCTTGCTTCCAGGGATGCCACCATCATGGGAAGTAGAAATGGCCATGCCCCAATCTTCCTCTGGTACACCCTCAACAGGAAAGGTTATCAAGGTTTCCAGAAGGAAGTTCAGAAATGCTTAAGGAATGCTCATTATCTGAAAAACCGTCTGAAAGAGGCAGGGATTGGTTCGATGCTCAATGAGCTTAGTAGCACCGTTGTGTTTGAGAGGCCAAAAGACGAGGATTTCATCAGGCAGTGGCAACTTGCTTGTGAGGGAAACATCGCACATGTAGTGGTAATGCCGAATGTCACCATTGAGAAGCTCGACTATTTCTTGCGCGAACTACTTGAGAAACGCTCACACTGGTATCAGGAAGGCACAATCTCACCTCCTTGTCTCGCTGCGGAGATAGGCGAGGCCAATTGTTTGTGTTTCTCACATAAGAATTAA